The genomic interval ACCGGCTGCGGTGGCTCTGCGGGCGGCTGGCCGACCTCGGCGTACGCGGGATCGCGCTCGCCGATACCACCGGCATGGCGAACCCGGCCCAGGTCGCCCGGACCTTCGCTCACCTCATGCCAGCCTGGCCGCATCTTCCGTGGGCGCTGCACACACACGACACCCGGGCCATGGCGATCCCCAACATCCTGGCCGCCATGGAGTGCGGGGTGACCGCCTTCGATGCCTCGATCGGCGGGCTCGGGGGCTGCCCCTTCGCGCCGGGCGCCTCCGGAAACGTCTGCACCGAGGACCTCGTCCACTGCCTCCATGCGATGGACGTCCAGACCGGCAGTGACCTCGACGGGCTCATCGCGACCTCCCGGCGCGTCCAGGAGATCGTCGGCCGGCCGCTTCCCGGCCAGGTGGCGAAGGCGGGCCCCTGGACTCGCCGGTACCCCGTTCCCGAACACATCAGGGCTCGGCTCGACACCGCCTGACGGCAGGCGCTCACTGTATCCGCAAGGGAAAGGAGCTCGGCATGCGACGCGGTATCTCGTGCTCGGTCCTGGCCGCCCTCCTGCTCTGGACGCTGGCGCCGCTCCCGGCCCCGGCCCAGACGAAGAAGCTCGTGTACTGGACGCACTGGGAGCAGAATCCCGAGTTCAACAAGTGGTACGAGGTGAAGGGCAAGGAGTTCGCCAAGAAGCACGGCTACGAGGTCGAGGTCGTGACGGTCCCCTACCAGGGGTACGAGGCGAAGTATCTGGCGGCGCTCATGGGCAAGAGCGGCGCGCCCGACATGTTCAACGGCATGACCCATCAGTGGTGCGGGCAGTACGACTTCTGTGACCGCATGCCCGCCGACCTCGAGAAGCTCTGGGATGAGAACATCCCCAAGTACATGGTGCCGATCGGCAAGTGGAAGGGGGCGCGCTACGGAATCCCGCTCGAGCACGGGAACTTCCAGCAGATGTACCTCGACGTGGACCTCTTCAAGAAGGCGGGGCTGGACCCCGACAAGCCGCCCAAGACCCTCGACGACTGGCTGGCCGCGATGAAGAGGCTGACGATCGCGGACGGCAAGGGAGAGGCCAGCCAGGTCGGCTTCGCCATCCGCCACAAGGGACACCCGGTCGGGATCACCGACAAGTTCCTCCCGTTCGCCCACGCCTTCGGCGCCCGGATGCTCTCCCCCGATCTGGAGAAGGCGACCGGCTACGCCAACAGCCCGGACATGGTGGCGGCCCTCCAGTTCTTCGGGGACCTCGTCCTCAAGCACAAGGTCGCCAGCCTCGCCCTCGGCAACCCCGAGGACGCCTTCGGTCAGAAGCGAGCCGCCGTGATCTTCCGTGAGTCCTGGTTCTTCGGCTGGGTTCGGAAGAACGCTCCCGACGTCACCTTCAAGGTGGCCGCGCTGCCCTGCGGCAAGGCGTGTCCCGGCGCCGGCGCCCTCTTCCCCTGGACCAACCTCATCTACAAGCACAGCCCGAACCGGCAGGCGGCCTGGGAGTTCATGCGCTTCATCAGCAACGCCAAGGACGACCTCGAGCAGCACCAGGCGGCGGGCTTCCTCCCGGTCTGGACCGCGAACCTCGAGTCGCCGTACGTGAAGGGCCGGCCGGACTACCAGTCGACCAAGGAGATGCTCGCCCAGCCGGTGCCGCCGACCTACTTCCACCCCAAGTCGAACGAGCTGGCCACCGCCTTCGGCGAGGCCGTGGTGGGCGTCCTCTACGGGAAGGGGCAGCCCAAGCCCCTGCTCGACGAGGCGGCGGCGAAGATGGACAAGATCCTCAAGGACTAGCCCTGATCGGCAAGAA from Candidatus Methylomirabilota bacterium carries:
- a CDS encoding extracellular solute-binding protein — translated: MRRGISCSVLAALLLWTLAPLPAPAQTKKLVYWTHWEQNPEFNKWYEVKGKEFAKKHGYEVEVVTVPYQGYEAKYLAALMGKSGAPDMFNGMTHQWCGQYDFCDRMPADLEKLWDENIPKYMVPIGKWKGARYGIPLEHGNFQQMYLDVDLFKKAGLDPDKPPKTLDDWLAAMKRLTIADGKGEASQVGFAIRHKGHPVGITDKFLPFAHAFGARMLSPDLEKATGYANSPDMVAALQFFGDLVLKHKVASLALGNPEDAFGQKRAAVIFRESWFFGWVRKNAPDVTFKVAALPCGKACPGAGALFPWTNLIYKHSPNRQAAWEFMRFISNAKDDLEQHQAAGFLPVWTANLESPYVKGRPDYQSTKEMLAQPVPPTYFHPKSNELATAFGEAVVGVLYGKGQPKPLLDEAAAKMDKILKD
- a CDS encoding hydroxymethylglutaryl-CoA lyase; translated protein: MKLPERVTICEVGTRDGFQIEPEFIPTELKIEVVDRLSAAGVPSIEVTSFVHPRVVPQLRDAETVMARIRRRPGTIYAALVPNDKGAVRAVDAGADELRTVVSASESHNLANLNMTVEDSLQKLAAVADVAARAGRPVVAGISTAFGCPFEGEVPLDRLRWLCGRLADLGVRGIALADTTGMANPAQVARTFAHLMPAWPHLPWALHTHDTRAMAIPNILAAMECGVTAFDASIGGLGGCPFAPGASGNVCTEDLVHCLHAMDVQTGSDLDGLIATSRRVQEIVGRPLPGQVAKAGPWTRRYPVPEHIRARLDTA